CTCTAGTTTTTAAATGTCAAAAATCGAGTTCAACATACAGAGTCTTTTTAATGCTTTACGAATAAAATAATGAGGCCTTATATATTATCTAATTTTGGGTTGAGAGTTGACAGTGTAAAGTGAAGTGAAACATGTCACATTCTCCTAGCTAGCTGTCCACCTTGAAGATAGATAGATATGAGATATCCCCAATTTCATTGAGTGGGAAAAGCAAAGGAATCCCACTGTACATTGCACGTTACTGTTACAATTACTATATACATTTTTGGaacctttcctttcctttcttcAGGTCAGGCTGCACTACATATTTATTTACCCACCCAACTCAATCTATCATCTTGGAATCaataattttaacttttcatCCACTGCActgcaaatttttattttatggtgGTGCAGTGGTCCCTCCCTCCCTCAACTGCCCTTCCTGAGCTTCTCACTTCTCAAGTTGAGTAAAAAATTTTGAGTGTGTTCAGTCCAATGAACACAGAACAGTCAGCAGACCTAACCACACAGGCACAGTAAAAATTTAAGAGAATAATTAAAAGAGGAAAGGGTTATTGGTAGTTGTCCAGTTGCATGTCATTGCCTGCAGTGAACAGCTACATACACTATATTGCCTATGAAACAGACAAAAAGTAACAGAAATGATGGGTGATAATAATCCTGGCTGGCCTGTGAGAGATTAAAGCCAAGTCAATAGTTAAAGATTCCAGCATATCTCATCTCTAGTAATAAAGAAAGAGGATGCATGATGATGAGCCATTCACATTCTCATATAAATCATATCATCTATCTTGCACAATACAATCTACTGCAACTTTATTTGAGAATTTCTATGACTATGCTGTGCAACTTTACAGGAATGAATGTGGTTGATAGGTGGAGTGAGGGGAAAGCTAAAgacttttgttaattttattgcaTTCTTGAATCAGAAAAACATCCCCCACACCCCACTATCAGTGAAGCACTTGAAACTTTATAAATCTGGTATTAAagaatatcatatcatatcatatattgGGGGAATGGAAGAGCTGTTTCCAATCCTTTCTTACTTTTTCTTGTTTCAAACATATTGGTGGTGCACTGCTGCTGTTGCCAACAACTCAACTGTAAACATCAGCAGCCTCCCCACTTACACAGGGATCCACATGCTCATTTATTAGGGGATAGCTACGATTGTGGTGGTACACCTAATTTCCCTTCATTTCCTAATTCCTAATACTGGTGTCGAATTGAGACATAGTGTTGACTGCTAcgtaaatatgaaaaaatatataaatatttgtgcCTTCACTATCAACTATAACTTTTAGCATAATGAGCATTAGAACTGGCCATGGGATTCTCATTGGTTGCGGCTAATTAACAGTCATCTATCTTCCCACTCATCCCATTTACTTGAACCAATTAATAATCCAGAAAATGTTTGAGTGGTTTGGCTTTACTTTTATGTTATTGTTTATAGTGTGGTTGAAGCTTTTTAAGGTGCCTAATGTAGACAAGAAGGAACATCACAACACTTTTAGACAAAGCAAGTACTGATTGGGGTACTGGTTTCTGTGTgagagatagatagatagatagatatgaGATATATAATGGGCAGTGGGCACACATGATATCTAACAGAGGACAAATGGACAATTTTTTATACACATTGGTTGGTCCCAAGTACAGGTTAAAGAATAGGGGAAAAGTAGTCCTAAATGTAATAATCCCTATCAAAGACTAGGTAGATAAAAGAGTCCTATGTTTTGTAAATGTTTATGCTTTTTCCCATCCCCCTTTCCCTTGAAAGTTGTACATTCCAACAGTGGATGGTACAAGGACTAGAGAGGTGAAAGTGACACCACAGCCCTCACTATACTCCAAGTAAATGGACATAGTTGGTATGATCACCATATGGAAATCTATAATTTTTGTGTTGTCAACAACTTGATGCATAAATACAGAAGCTTTGGTCCCACCACCCATGGACCATATAGATTTTTCCTCCTAAAATCAATTCCCTCCCTAGTCCCCAGTGCCCATCAAATGGTCCTCTCATAAACAGATCAGAAGGTGGAATTTCTTGTTCTAGTTTCACCCAACTTGGTTTTGGTTGGATTTGACAACAACATTCATTCATGCTTAACATTTAATAATCATGGGTTGGCCGGCAAAATATGTTTCACATACATAGCAGTCCTCCTAATTGGGCTAAGATTATTAATTTAAGGTTTATCACTATCTGTGACAGTGACTAGAATAAGTTGACAATTCAATCAATCACAACTTGAATGGAATGGTCCACACATTAATGCTGCCTGCATATGCCAATAACTTTTCAAGCTGGGGATGGAAATCAAACCTGATGCTTTACCAAACAATAGTGCCCACTTTTGCCGTGAATGGAAGCTTTTCATTTCTGCTATCGACAACTTCTTGTATCCATACGCTTATCCCTGCACATCAGGCATCTCACATGCTTGGTATTTTCAGTACTTACACAACGTACAAAATGACAGCTCAACAAGGATTTGTTAGATGGGTCAGGCTTTGTAAATTATGTATAATCTCATCACACAAAATACCCCACTCCTCCATTCCTAGATAATATAAACCAAAATGTCAATTCAAGCATGTAGTTCAGCTCTGCCTgacaagcataattacctgcccCATAATCATTCCTGCAAGTTTTACTCACTATTCCATGCAGGTAAAATTGTAGGACTGTAGCATGTTTCATGAGGATTAAAAGAAGATGAATGGTTTTTTATGGGATGGGAAAAAATATTGTTTGACAGAGTTGTTTATTGCCATAGCAGTCCACCATTGCAGACAAATTTCTGTATCTTAGTCCTTCAGTACTAAGAGAGCAACATGAAGGAACAGGACACAAGAAATTAATGCCACTGGGCCATACAGTAGGGGAAATCATGATCTGCAAGAAACATTGAATGATCTtttcaaaatctatttttttgGGCTTTAATGAAGTGACTAGGCCCACCTTCACATTATCATAATGAAATGTGTGAGGCATATCTGCATATCCCTCTCAGTTCATGTATGCAATCTGCATTTGGCAATTACTTCCACCTGTATGTGTAGTATATGTGCCAAAATGTTAAATGCTCAGCCATCACTTCAAGATAGAGATTTCTTGAGATAATGTTTTCATCTTAATCCTAGATGGCCAAGGGAAAACAAATTGGGAGATAGAAAAAAAGATTGCAAGTTTACATTTCAACAGCatcattgttttgttttgttttgtttttaattttttaatttttatcatggATCTTTCAGCTGTGTTAAGAAACTAGCTTAGTATGTAGTATTGGTTAAGACCTGGCAATTGCCACTTATAAAAAGGCAATTTCTTATAACCATTTGAAATGCCTCAACATTGTATATCAATCAAATGACATTGAGAAAAACGCCAGAGAGAAGATcccttttgttaatttttttgttcatgGAGAGTTGGATGCTCTACATACAGCTGCACTCCAAGAGGTTCAATCCTCATTGACTTGATAGGTATAATGAGCGGAGGCTGTTGCCATTGCTTGGTGTCTGTTGGAACCCATATACCTGCATCCTTACTTGTACTACTATCCGGGAGAGAGCGAAAGTAAGCTGTTATTTCCCACCTGCAATCTATCAAAGGCGATAACTTGATCACCAGATATAACCAAATTTGAGAAGCAAAATGGTTTGTGAGACCTTCTTTGGTATAAATCATCTACATCTATGCCAAATACACAGGTTCACAAAGTTCTCACAGAAACTATAacacaaaatttcaaaacattctAGATCAAAGAACCAGAAATATTGACTGTGTTTCAAGTTTCAATTCTAACATGTGACTTTCTACATTATGGTTTCTCATGTTCCAACTAAAAATGTGTTTCCTACAGGGAAAGACAGGGCTTTAAGTAAAGTTACAGTCTGGAACATGCTGCAGATGGGTGGTCTCAGCTAGTACATGCAAGTTTTGGACTATTATCAATCTTTTATTTACTTCTGTACTTGATTTGCTAAACTCTAATTTAAAGCCATTGTACAGTACCACCGGAACCATATTAGCCAGGGGAGAAGGGGAGTAAATTTTACTTGTGGACAAAACACACATAACGAAAATGTTTTGTGCACAAGAGCATATATGGGTATGGCAGAGATAAAATATAGCTAAGATTTTCTCATACCTTGAGGAAGAGTCTGGGTGAGAGATTGTGAAATGGGAAGCTTGATGAAGAAAGACCTAAGTGAGAACTCCAGGTCAGCTTCTTCCACCATTGAACCATAAGACTGGTTCACATCTATCTTGAACACAAATCTCTCAAAAGGAACACTTTTGCTATCAAACAAAATAACTGCAACTCTCTCCACTTGTCCCTAAATCAATAAATCCAACACTTTCTTCACCAATTAGTGTTTtctaaaataaagttttaaaagtgTAGCCAGGAAATTTAGAAACCTTTTGGATAAAAGGAAGGAGGCCAGTAACAGTGGAGTGAATATAGTCTCTCAGCTCAGGATGCCGAGCTTTATGCACCACTAGATTCATGTAACGCCGCCTCTCAAACGCCCCTGAAAAtccaatttcaaaaaaaaattcctcaaacaaaattctcaaaaaaaaatcctgccttaattatttattcagaTTAAATATGGCGAGAAATAGAGGGAAAAGTTACTGCAATGATTTACCATTTGGGTAGACTCCTTTGAGGAAGATAACGGAGGTGATGGCTACTTCCAAAAATTCTACTAGAATCCGAGCAGTTTGACCTGTAaatggtaaaaataaaataaaaattgaagacGAGATTGGGGGATTTCCAAGATGGAATTTCGATCGGAGTGAAACATACCTTGTGGATTTTGTTTGTCCTTTCGATCCGTATTCATGCGGCGCAGTTTCTGTCGACTTCCTCAACTCCTTCCCTGTCGGcttattttcaacttttttcTTGCCTCGCGTTTCTatggttttattttttacagTAACATTTAATCCggtatacggagtatataaatattaatgcTTTTTACTCTGTAATTGGATTCTTAATatgcaattttttataatataatgtaagaGAAAAatatctcttttattttattttattattattaaactgGCAATTAAAGTTTAACTAACAATGAGACAATACATTCATCCATTCATTCATACATAACACCGTTATCTATCTAATCCAGCATGCATTATGCATATAGAGTTCATCTCTATCAATATTCTGCAAATTAAAGTGCAGATAATCTTCAAGGTAGTCCTGGAGATTTTGGGCTGCCCCCTTCAATCTTCATGCACTGCACACAATCAAGCTAAGTAAGATACGTAATTATATACGTATAAAAGAGAAATgtatagatatataaaataCCTATATATGATGGCAAGTAATGTTAGGATTGAGGACCAAGGTTGTTGTAAGCTTGCAAAAGGTAGGAAGGCGGTTGGATTTTTTGGTGTCTACAGGGAAAGCATTTGGGGCGTCTTTGTAGCAGAGACAGATGGTGTTGTAGTTGCGTTTTGAGGAAGCAGCAAACTTATCTAACACTCTGGCTCCATTGCAGCAGGAAACGCTTGGTTTTGGGGCAGTGGCGCCGATACTCAAGAACTTCTCGCAAGGTATTAGTTTTCGGATGTAGTCTAAGCATTGGGGAGTTAATGCACATTCGCCATCATCAACCTTAACCAATGCTAAAACAAGAATAATCCATACCCAGCAACACAATCCCAGCTTTTGATTCATATATGGCGCGCGGTTAGGTTAAGGATCGGAATTGAAGATCAGCCGGGCGGTGATGATGGATCGGAGGTGGAAGATGATATATGTTTTCCGGTCGCCCAATTTCCGTTTCCACCAATATAATCCACTCCATTTGTATGTGTAACCTAAGTGGGTTATaggatgatgatgaattgaaATTATGGCAGTGATATATGAGTTGAGC
This portion of the Ipomoea triloba cultivar NCNSP0323 chromosome 5, ASM357664v1 genome encodes:
- the LOC116018923 gene encoding DNA polymerase zeta processivity subunit; the protein is MNTDRKDKQNPQGQTARILVEFLEVAITSVIFLKGVYPNGAFERRRYMNLVVHKARHPELRDYIHSTVTGLLPFIQKGQVERVAVILFDSKSVPFERFVFKIDVNQSYGSMVEEADLEFSLRSFFIKLPISQSLTQTLPQDCRWEITAYFRSLPDSSTSKDAGIWVPTDTKQWQQPPLIIPIKSMRIEPLGVQLYVEHPTLHEQKN